The proteins below are encoded in one region of Triticum aestivum cultivar Chinese Spring chromosome 1B, IWGSC CS RefSeq v2.1, whole genome shotgun sequence:
- the LOC123080946 gene encoding geranylgeranyl pyrophosphate synthase, chloroplastic-like: MRTEASHFVDMPMEASNAKVVYVDPSKGLPMLYEASCSVAHLVHHIYIDPDKHTARVVRANGELARCIGSEGLVAGQVVDLEITGSTKTVPLDRLEYIHLHKTAALIEASVVIGAIIGGDSDDQIERLRKYARSIGLLFQVIDDILDVTKSSDELGKTSGKDSASDKTAYPKLLGLEKSREFAENLLRDAKEQLAVFDQDKAAPLLSLANYIAHRQN, encoded by the exons ATGCGAACGGAAGCATCACACTTCGTTGATATGCCGATGGAGGCCAGCAATGCCAAGGTGGTCTACGTTGATCCTTCCAAGGGGTTGCCCATGCTCTATGAGGCTAGCTGTTCAG TGGCCCACCTTGTACATCACATATACATCGATCCCGACAAGCACACCGCTCGTGTTGTCCGCGCCAATGGTGAGCTCGCGCGCTGCATCGGATCAGAGGGCCTCGTCGCCGGCCAG GTTGTTGATCTGGAGATAACTGGCTCAACTAAGACCGTACCTCTTGACCGCCTTGAGTACATCCATCTCCACAAGACTGCTGCATTGATCGAGGCCTCAGTGGTTATTGGTGCAATCATTGGAGGTGACTCGGATGACCAGATTGAGAGGTTGAGGAAGTATGCGAGATCAATTGGGTTGCTGTTCCAGGTGATTGATGACATACTTGATGTGACCAAGTCATCTGACGAGCTAGGGAAGACATCGGGGAAGGATTCGGCGAGTGACAAGACGGCATACCCAAAGTTACTAGGGTTGGAGAAATCACGGGAGTTTGCAGAAAATTTGCTCCGTGATGCAAAGGAGCAACTTGCTGTTTTCGACCAAGACAAGGCAGCACCACTGTTGTCTTTGGCCAATTATATTGCCCATCGGCAGAACTAA